From Planococcus halocryophilus, the proteins below share one genomic window:
- a CDS encoding S8 family serine peptidase — MTKLKPFLLLALVFMMTFSSALFGLTGISAAVNSSSVPNVTLNEGELNLPEAFVDPEDPKKQVRVIIELDKAPAIESATNKGVLYKNLPDNQKESLEAAVVSDQESVQLTIASIAPRITYLENFTTVFNGFSAEVEAGQVEEIANLNGVKAVYESTEYQRPEVQPEMKYSKALVQAQQAWTDYGYRGEGLVVGVIDTGIDPSHKDMVLTDNATGDITKSEVAALLTDKSIENGKFFTAKVPFGYNYMDGNNEILDLGPEASMHGMHVAGTVGANGNEENGGIKGVAPEAQLLALKVFGNDPLYPSTYGDIYIKAIDDSIKLGADVINMSLGSTAGFVDSSNPEQKAVERATNNGILMSISAGNSDMLGSGYSYPRADNQDYGLTGSPSTSIDSFGVASFENDMITAKSLAYQVDGTQAGRALYLLANDADPTKLPNASYEVLAAGLGKPTDFEGKDFTGKFALISRGEISFVEKGLAAQAAGAAGVIVYNNTTGTISMASDAAIKIPFMSALQADGVKMKEQLDANKKVTVVFDGEFLEIQNPDAGNMSDFTSWGPTPNLDFKPEITAPGGNIFSTLNDDSYGLMSGTSMAAPHVSGGAALMFQRIEELGLSGRERVQFAKNLLMNTADPVEFSKGQYVSPRRQGAGLMQLHDALSTDVMLTNKATGDAKVALKEIINDKFTFTLEAKNLSDKAATYDVAVNVQTDNSVKLKELNVTAPNATGSYVVTEDVAIDAPKTITVPANGTKEITVTVDVSALKGMPEYAAFINGFFVDGFVTLTDKNEEVTGNTQLVVPYFGFNGGWDDARIFDEFAWSDASFYGITQLADEAGNDITGGTHTGKFVPERFAFSPNGDELQDVAVPVYSLLRNAKNFEVNVLDAAGKKLRTIRTASDLTKHYSTSYFYTFDPLNGWDGMINGKQAKDGKYQIQLRAVIDYPNAEWQSISFPIIVDTVAPEAAASYDAATKTITVSKFADNASGVGVDRWEVYQNGEEVTENEDTQADESLAPSNTSYKLETAVKTGDELTAVFYDIAGNVTEVELMASSKEEKVAPVIFFTSPEVLEVYDQKTVEVSGTVEDDSKIVSLTVNGVKAKEFDGTNFKHNVTFKDGSQYVTVKAVDEFGNEMEIRRQILVDTTPAVISIVSAPKAVGANVSEVEVTFNVKDNMDDISAYVNGNEVFKKAMSEPYGKASFNQNIKTKVAVDKIGANNYTVLVKDAAGHETEKTFTITKAAKVTFSDIQTYWAKTQIEALASQNIIKGKTDTLFAPQENLTRAEFAVLLTRTLELPLKDYEGRFTDAGPSKTWASKEIEAAARAGIVLGLPNNTFDPKAPISRQDTAVMIMRAIEYKEASLLEGLDTTHKFADSAKIKTYASESVAQAYALGLITGRTGNIFDPQAKITRGETAAVLYRALDKMDLLK, encoded by the coding sequence TTGACGAAGTTAAAACCGTTTTTATTGTTGGCTTTAGTCTTTATGATGACATTCAGCTCGGCTCTTTTCGGACTGACAGGCATCTCGGCAGCTGTAAACTCATCGAGCGTGCCAAACGTTACGCTAAACGAAGGGGAACTAAACCTTCCTGAAGCTTTCGTAGATCCAGAAGATCCGAAAAAACAGGTGCGCGTGATTATCGAACTCGATAAAGCACCGGCAATTGAAAGCGCTACAAATAAAGGTGTACTTTACAAAAACTTACCTGACAATCAAAAAGAGAGTTTAGAAGCAGCAGTCGTATCGGACCAAGAATCCGTTCAACTTACTATTGCCTCAATCGCTCCTCGTATTACATATCTTGAAAACTTCACGACTGTATTTAACGGATTTTCCGCAGAAGTAGAAGCCGGACAAGTTGAAGAAATCGCAAACCTAAACGGCGTTAAAGCTGTTTACGAATCGACGGAATATCAACGTCCAGAAGTTCAACCCGAAATGAAATACTCAAAAGCATTGGTCCAAGCGCAACAAGCATGGACAGATTATGGCTACCGTGGCGAAGGACTTGTTGTTGGAGTCATCGATACAGGAATTGATCCGAGCCACAAAGACATGGTATTGACAGACAACGCAACTGGCGACATTACAAAATCAGAGGTCGCTGCGTTACTGACTGACAAATCAATCGAAAACGGTAAATTCTTCACAGCAAAAGTGCCATTTGGCTATAACTATATGGATGGCAACAACGAAATTCTTGACCTAGGACCAGAAGCTTCAATGCACGGGATGCACGTTGCCGGAACAGTCGGCGCAAACGGCAATGAAGAAAATGGCGGCATTAAAGGCGTTGCACCAGAAGCGCAATTATTAGCGCTGAAAGTATTTGGGAACGATCCACTATATCCATCAACTTATGGGGATATTTACATTAAAGCAATTGATGATTCGATCAAATTAGGGGCAGACGTTATCAATATGTCACTTGGCTCAACTGCAGGATTTGTGGATTCCTCAAACCCAGAACAAAAAGCAGTGGAACGGGCGACAAATAACGGAATTTTAATGTCAATTTCAGCCGGAAACTCGGACATGTTGGGCTCTGGATATTCTTATCCGCGTGCTGACAACCAAGATTACGGATTGACAGGATCACCGAGCACGTCAATCGATTCATTTGGCGTCGCGTCATTTGAAAACGACATGATTACAGCGAAAAGCTTGGCGTATCAAGTAGACGGCACACAAGCAGGACGCGCATTGTACTTGTTAGCTAACGATGCAGACCCGACAAAACTACCAAATGCAAGCTACGAAGTATTGGCAGCTGGACTTGGAAAACCTACAGATTTTGAAGGGAAAGATTTCACTGGGAAATTCGCGTTAATCTCGCGCGGAGAAATTTCTTTTGTTGAAAAAGGATTAGCAGCTCAAGCAGCAGGCGCAGCAGGCGTGATTGTTTACAACAACACAACTGGTACGATCAGCATGGCGTCAGATGCAGCGATCAAAATTCCATTTATGTCCGCTTTACAAGCAGACGGTGTGAAAATGAAAGAACAATTAGATGCGAATAAAAAGGTGACTGTCGTATTCGATGGTGAATTTCTTGAAATTCAAAACCCGGATGCTGGAAACATGAGTGATTTCACATCTTGGGGACCAACACCTAACCTGGATTTCAAACCTGAAATTACAGCACCAGGTGGTAATATTTTCTCGACACTTAACGACGATAGCTACGGCTTGATGAGTGGTACGTCAATGGCAGCACCGCACGTTTCAGGTGGAGCAGCGTTAATGTTCCAACGCATTGAGGAACTTGGCCTATCAGGTCGCGAGCGCGTACAATTCGCGAAAAACTTATTGATGAATACAGCAGACCCTGTTGAGTTTTCTAAAGGTCAATATGTTTCACCACGTCGTCAAGGAGCTGGATTAATGCAGTTGCATGATGCTTTATCCACAGACGTGATGCTAACAAACAAAGCAACAGGTGACGCAAAAGTAGCATTAAAAGAAATCATAAACGATAAGTTCACGTTCACATTGGAAGCGAAAAACTTATCAGATAAAGCAGCAACGTATGATGTAGCTGTAAATGTCCAAACGGATAACTCGGTAAAATTAAAAGAGTTAAACGTTACAGCACCAAATGCCACAGGATCTTATGTTGTAACAGAAGATGTGGCAATCGATGCACCTAAAACCATCACAGTTCCAGCAAATGGAACAAAAGAAATTACAGTAACAGTAGACGTTTCAGCACTGAAAGGCATGCCAGAATACGCAGCATTTATTAACGGATTTTTCGTTGACGGTTTTGTAACCTTGACAGACAAAAATGAAGAAGTTACTGGCAACACGCAATTAGTCGTTCCGTATTTCGGCTTTAACGGTGGATGGGACGACGCACGCATTTTTGATGAATTCGCGTGGTCAGATGCGAGCTTCTACGGTATCACACAATTAGCAGATGAAGCAGGAAACGATATCACAGGGGGCACACATACAGGGAAATTTGTTCCTGAACGTTTTGCGTTTTCACCAAACGGTGATGAATTGCAAGATGTGGCAGTTCCCGTTTATTCTTTATTAAGAAACGCGAAGAACTTTGAAGTGAACGTATTAGACGCAGCAGGTAAAAAGTTACGGACGATCCGTACCGCTTCAGATTTGACGAAACATTATTCAACAAGTTATTTCTATACATTCGACCCGTTAAACGGCTGGGATGGCATGATTAATGGAAAACAAGCAAAAGATGGCAAGTACCAAATCCAACTTCGCGCGGTGATTGACTACCCGAACGCAGAATGGCAATCAATTAGTTTCCCAATTATCGTTGATACGGTAGCGCCAGAAGCAGCAGCTTCTTATGACGCAGCTACAAAAACAATCACGGTATCAAAATTTGCGGATAACGCTTCAGGCGTTGGCGTAGACCGTTGGGAAGTTTATCAGAATGGTGAAGAAGTGACAGAAAACGAAGACACGCAAGCCGACGAATCTTTGGCACCTTCAAACACTTCTTACAAGCTAGAAACAGCAGTGAAGACAGGTGATGAACTAACAGCAGTCTTTTACGACATCGCTGGCAACGTAACAGAAGTCGAGTTGATGGCTTCTTCGAAAGAAGAAAAAGTTGCACCGGTAATCTTCTTTACATCACCAGAAGTTTTAGAAGTATATGACCAAAAAACAGTAGAAGTTTCGGGGACAGTAGAAGACGATTCGAAAATCGTTTCACTAACTGTCAACGGCGTCAAAGCGAAAGAATTTGACGGCACGAACTTTAAACACAACGTAACATTCAAAGACGGTTCACAGTACGTAACTGTTAAAGCAGTGGATGAGTTTGGCAATGAAATGGAAATTCGTCGCCAGATTTTAGTAGACACAACGCCAGCAGTTATTTCAATCGTCAGTGCACCAAAAGCAGTTGGAGCAAACGTCTCTGAAGTTGAAGTAACATTTAATGTGAAAGACAATATGGACGATATCTCCGCATACGTAAATGGCAACGAAGTTTTCAAAAAAGCGATGTCTGAACCATACGGTAAAGCAAGCTTTAACCAAAACATCAAAACTAAAGTAGCGGTCGATAAAATCGGTGCCAACAATTACACGGTATTGGTGAAAGACGCAGCCGGCCACGAAACTGAAAAAACATTCACGATCACAAAAGCAGCAAAAGTAACATTTAGCGACATTCAAACGTATTGGGCAAAAACTCAAATTGAGGCATTAGCTTCCCAAAACATCATTAAAGGGAAAACCGATACACTTTTCGCACCACAAGAAAACTTAACACGTGCTGAATTTGCAGTATTGCTAACCCGCACACTGGAATTGCCATTAAAAGATTATGAAGGCCGATTCACAGATGCAGGACCAAGCAAAACATGGGCATCAAAAGAAATCGAAGCCGCAGCTCGTGCAGGCATCGTTCTTGGATTGCCAAACAACACGTTCGATCCGAAAGCACCAATTTCTCGCCAAGACACAGCGGTGATGATTATGCGTGCGATCGAATACAAAGAAGCTTCGTTACTAGAAGGCTTAGACACAACGCATAAATTTGCGGACAGCGCGAAAATCAAAACGTATGCAAGTGAGTCTGTTGCACAAGCTTACGCACTTGGCTTGATCACAGGTCGCACAGGCAACATTTTCGACCCACAAGCAAAAATCACACGAGGCGAAACAGCGGCAGTCCTTTACCGCGCCCTCGAT
- a CDS encoding DUF6359 domain-containing protein gives MKNLSKHAFGKILLSLVLVLSAALPYFATSATAAEPISVAEAIANNSGTATVKGYIVGVASSKTNYDQEAPFTSATNVGLADSADETDPTKILPVQLPSGSIRAGLNLVDNPSNFKAQVTITGSLEAYFQTAGLKSPTAFTILAPGEAPPTATVVDSLAKARTMNGELIQVDATVTTGTGFWGGKAFYIQDNTAGMFVYTSSATVAPGDTVRLTGTVSEYSGELQLQPNTIEVLSSGNPLPEMQTVTPAGVNEDTQGERVEVQNVTITDLQSVNSYGTFEFSAVAENGEAVTIRNDNRNGLSFEQFTKQYKEGDLVHVSGIASKFSDSYQVKTLGFESFDLVNKPAVYVNVFPGVVSEGTEITLASGWENASVYYTLDGSTPTASSTQYSVPIVLQKDVTIKAIAIADETSEMFTFKYTVLKTGDLKIRDIQGTDHYSNYQGVVVNEIEGIVTHIYNSANFVIQDTNPDDDITTSEALIVNKASNGLEVGDLVTVNGTVEEHFQEGYSDAKDNDLPITRIRATNVAKTGTAPLPEPIVIGEDVQPPSEQIDNDGLTSFDPEEDGIDFWESLELMRLAVPNAQVVGPQKYGEVIVVAENSPNTEFHKQGGILLSENDYNPERVIVDFDNESYVAKAGDSFNGTITGVLGFGFGNYKLWSRESDLPQLVDGGTQPEQTWIAKDEEKLTVAAYNVENFSADPSHTSDAKAQRIAESFVNDLNSPDIIVMVEVQDNDGPITSGNSDATASYERLIEGIQAAGGPTYAWTDIAPEYNQDGGQPGGNIRVGYLYNPERVTLSEGTKGTATETNSWVDGELALNPGRVQPIAMPNTRKPIAAQFDFQGEQVVVIGAHLNSKGGDQPLFGKNQPPFLGSVEERIELATAINGFIADGLEQNPDLNVIVAGDMNDFEFTPALQALKGDILTNKVEDVPLEDRYSYYYQGNSQVLDHLLVTNNLAQRTELDMVHINAMFMEEHGRASDHDPLLAQISFEKPAVPGEQTAKPDLSGDQAVVTAGEPGENGELAITFTEGTVAKLLESGKDLLIDMPTADLTLSASHLQQIANAAGEGFVLNLAVDDATEVDKRPTLTNQINMFLTDAEGNELPLKFTLPVTLAFDTTSDIKIQFGAREDEKGKWKIIQGELAGDVFTLSINELGNYTVVTNKGQMKKK, from the coding sequence GTGAAGAACTTGTCTAAACATGCATTCGGTAAGATTTTGTTAAGCTTAGTGTTAGTTTTATCGGCGGCACTGCCTTATTTCGCAACGTCGGCAACTGCAGCAGAACCGATTTCGGTAGCAGAAGCCATTGCCAATAATTCAGGAACCGCCACGGTGAAAGGGTATATTGTAGGTGTCGCGAGTAGTAAAACCAATTACGATCAGGAAGCGCCTTTTACATCTGCTACAAATGTAGGGCTTGCTGATTCCGCGGATGAAACCGATCCAACGAAAATTTTGCCGGTTCAATTGCCTTCTGGATCAATCCGCGCAGGTTTGAACTTAGTGGATAACCCATCTAATTTCAAAGCTCAAGTAACAATTACTGGATCACTAGAAGCCTATTTCCAAACAGCAGGTCTAAAATCTCCAACAGCTTTCACCATCCTTGCACCAGGTGAAGCACCACCGACCGCGACTGTAGTCGATTCACTTGCAAAAGCACGTACAATGAACGGTGAACTGATTCAAGTTGATGCGACCGTTACGACCGGAACTGGATTCTGGGGCGGCAAAGCATTTTACATCCAAGACAACACAGCCGGAATGTTTGTTTATACTTCAAGTGCAACCGTTGCACCAGGAGACACTGTCCGCTTAACAGGCACTGTTTCTGAATATAGCGGCGAGTTGCAACTTCAACCGAATACAATAGAAGTTCTTTCTTCAGGAAATCCATTGCCAGAAATGCAAACCGTAACGCCAGCTGGTGTCAATGAAGACACACAAGGCGAGCGAGTAGAAGTGCAAAACGTTACAATCACTGATTTACAATCAGTAAACTCTTACGGTACTTTCGAGTTTTCAGCAGTTGCGGAAAATGGAGAAGCCGTAACAATTCGAAATGATAACCGGAACGGACTGAGCTTTGAGCAATTTACAAAGCAATACAAAGAAGGCGATTTAGTTCATGTTAGTGGAATCGCTTCGAAATTTTCTGATTCGTACCAAGTAAAAACACTTGGCTTCGAAAGTTTTGACCTTGTCAACAAACCAGCCGTTTACGTAAATGTCTTCCCAGGTGTCGTTTCGGAAGGCACTGAAATCACATTAGCTTCTGGTTGGGAAAACGCCAGTGTTTATTACACACTTGACGGTTCAACACCAACAGCTAGTAGCACGCAATACTCTGTTCCAATCGTTTTACAAAAAGACGTAACGATTAAAGCAATCGCAATCGCTGACGAAACGTCTGAAATGTTCACATTCAAATACACCGTCTTGAAAACAGGGGACTTAAAAATCCGGGACATTCAAGGCACTGATCATTATTCAAATTATCAAGGCGTAGTTGTCAATGAAATTGAGGGCATAGTTACGCACATATACAACTCAGCAAACTTCGTTATTCAAGATACCAATCCAGATGACGACATCACAACGTCAGAAGCATTGATTGTCAACAAAGCATCAAACGGTCTCGAAGTTGGAGATTTAGTTACAGTTAACGGGACAGTAGAAGAACATTTCCAAGAAGGCTATTCAGATGCAAAAGATAACGATTTACCAATTACGCGGATTCGCGCAACGAATGTAGCTAAAACAGGAACAGCTCCATTGCCAGAACCAATTGTGATCGGAGAAGACGTTCAACCACCATCTGAACAGATCGACAACGATGGTTTAACTTCATTTGATCCAGAGGAAGACGGCATTGATTTCTGGGAATCACTTGAATTGATGCGTTTAGCTGTACCAAACGCACAAGTGGTTGGACCGCAAAAATACGGCGAAGTAATCGTAGTTGCGGAAAACTCACCGAACACAGAATTCCATAAACAAGGCGGAATTTTGCTTTCAGAAAATGATTACAACCCAGAACGTGTTATCGTCGATTTTGATAATGAAAGCTACGTAGCTAAAGCTGGGGACTCTTTCAATGGAACCATTACCGGCGTACTAGGCTTTGGTTTTGGAAATTACAAACTATGGTCTAGAGAAAGTGACCTTCCACAATTAGTAGACGGCGGCACGCAGCCAGAACAAACGTGGATTGCAAAAGACGAAGAAAAACTAACAGTAGCTGCGTATAATGTAGAAAACTTTTCTGCAGACCCATCACACACATCTGATGCAAAAGCTCAACGCATTGCAGAATCATTTGTTAACGACCTAAACTCACCAGATATTATCGTTATGGTAGAAGTACAAGATAACGATGGTCCAATTACATCAGGAAATAGTGACGCGACAGCAAGTTATGAGCGTTTAATCGAAGGCATTCAAGCTGCAGGCGGTCCAACATACGCTTGGACTGACATTGCTCCTGAATACAATCAAGACGGCGGACAACCAGGCGGGAATATTCGCGTAGGTTATCTTTACAACCCAGAACGCGTTACACTTTCTGAAGGAACAAAAGGCACAGCGACTGAAACGAACTCATGGGTAGACGGCGAACTTGCATTAAACCCAGGTCGTGTTCAACCAATCGCAATGCCAAACACACGTAAACCAATCGCTGCTCAATTTGATTTCCAAGGCGAGCAAGTTGTCGTGATCGGTGCTCATTTAAACTCTAAAGGTGGAGATCAGCCATTATTCGGCAAGAATCAACCTCCATTCTTAGGCTCTGTAGAAGAACGTATCGAACTCGCAACAGCGATTAACGGCTTTATCGCAGATGGACTTGAACAAAATCCAGACCTTAATGTTATCGTTGCAGGCGACATGAACGATTTCGAATTCACGCCAGCATTACAAGCATTAAAAGGCGACATTTTAACAAACAAAGTCGAAGACGTACCATTAGAAGATCGTTATTCGTATTATTACCAAGGAAATTCGCAAGTGCTCGATCACTTACTTGTGACAAACAACTTGGCACAACGTACGGAATTAGATATGGTGCACATTAATGCGATGTTCATGGAAGAACATGGCCGCGCATCAGATCACGATCCATTACTGGCACAAATTTCATTTGAAAAACCAGCAGTTCCAGGCGAACAAACAGCAAAACCTGATCTTTCTGGAGACCAAGCAGTAGTAACTGCCGGCGAACCAGGTGAAAACGGCGAACTTGCTATTACGTTCACAGAAGGAACCGTTGCGAAATTACTTGAAAGCGGAAAAGACTTGCTGATCGATATGCCAACAGCTGATTTAACGTTATCAGCGAGCCATCTGCAGCAAATCGCAAACGCCGCTGGAGAAGGATTTGTCTTAAACCTAGCCGTAGACGACGCAACAGAAGTCGACAAACGCCCTACTTTAACAAATCAAATCAACATGTTCTTAACGGATGCTGAAGGCAACGAGTTACCGTTGAAATTCACTCTACCGGTTACATTGGCATTCGACACAACAAGCGACATCAAAATCCAATTTGGTGCCCGTGAAGATGAAAAAGGAAAATGGAAAATCATCCAAGGCGAATTGGCCGGCGACGTATTCACGCTTAGCATTAACGAACTAGGCAATTACACCGTCGTAACCAATAAAGGCCAAATGAAGAAAAAGTAA
- a CDS encoding acyltransferase gives MNEVQYARALALFGVFAVHSSSTGLGGSDPSSIAFALYNFFNIAGKLGTPTFIFLSSFILFYTYYHRDLTVNLFQKFYKKRLLYILVPYIVFSVFYYVLKLNLYDTFVDFPTLISSFLTALATGRAHTHLYFVFVSVQFYLMFPFLLYLFKRFRFIRKYAIILGIIIQWTWVILNSEVFQVTAKNSIALSYFMFYFFGAFLGVYYERVAAWLHDWRKHLPVLTGIFIGYGASIFMYVGMMYMIRTQQGSYSNRLLEFAWSTHAFFAAAVIFITVHFIQKWKVPKFKAFLTEIGAVSFGMYLIHPFFLLFMRRWLPSGEPLIFHSWQLITLAVTFFSSWLIVRLFYDFVPHSWIVFGQGNRVLNKPNKTKEVKA, from the coding sequence TTGAATGAAGTCCAGTATGCACGAGCCCTTGCCTTGTTTGGCGTGTTTGCTGTCCATTCCTCTTCCACCGGTCTCGGCGGAAGCGATCCGAGCTCAATTGCCTTCGCTTTGTATAATTTTTTCAACATCGCCGGAAAATTGGGCACGCCGACATTTATTTTTCTCAGCAGTTTCATCTTGTTCTACACCTATTACCACCGCGACTTGACGGTGAACCTGTTCCAAAAGTTTTATAAGAAACGCCTATTGTATATCCTGGTCCCCTATATAGTCTTCTCGGTCTTTTATTATGTACTGAAATTAAATTTATATGACACATTCGTAGATTTCCCCACACTGATTTCAAGCTTCCTGACCGCGTTGGCGACAGGAAGAGCGCATACGCACCTCTATTTTGTGTTTGTCAGTGTGCAGTTTTACTTGATGTTCCCGTTCTTGCTGTATTTGTTCAAACGCTTCCGGTTTATCCGTAAGTACGCCATCATCCTTGGAATTATTATCCAATGGACATGGGTCATCTTGAATTCGGAAGTTTTCCAAGTAACGGCTAAAAATTCCATCGCCCTGTCCTACTTCATGTTCTACTTTTTCGGGGCATTCCTTGGCGTCTATTACGAACGTGTAGCTGCTTGGCTTCACGACTGGCGGAAACATTTGCCTGTGCTTACTGGAATTTTTATCGGTTACGGAGCCTCGATTTTCATGTATGTCGGCATGATGTACATGATCCGCACGCAGCAAGGCAGCTACAGCAACCGGCTGCTTGAGTTTGCTTGGAGCACGCATGCATTTTTTGCCGCTGCGGTGATCTTCATCACGGTTCATTTTATCCAGAAATGGAAGGTGCCGAAATTCAAGGCGTTCTTGACGGAAATCGGCGCGGTATCGTTCGGCATGTATTTGATCCACCCGTTCTTCCTGTTGTTCATGCGCAGATGGCTGCCTAGCGGTGAACCACTGATTTTCCATTCCTGGCAGCTGATCACGTTAGCTGTCACGTTCTTCAGCAGTTGGCTGATTGTGCGTCTGTTCTACGATTTTGTTCCACACAGCTGGATCGTTTTTGGCCAAGGCAACCGCGTATTGAATAAACCCAATAAGACGAAAGAAGTAAAAGCATAG
- a CDS encoding 5'-nucleotidase C-terminal domain-containing protein, whose protein sequence is MKGKMFKSAIAVALTASVVGVQSPETAQAAAGDFELTIMHTNDTHGNLDKVANRVSLVKKIRSEQPNNLLLDAGDVFSGTLYFNTFEGQADLTFMNLMKYDAMTFGNHEFDLGASERGHKSLAEFVEGAKFPLVAANVDFSGDADMAGLQNKTYSSDYNDGEIYNGIVKEIDGEQVGIFGLTTEETASISSPGDITFSDYIEAAKEAVAEFEKQGINKIIAVTHIGFDDSSEFDNDQLLAEEVEGIDVIVGGHTHKKLDEPFIYEGNTDPTVIVQANEYNKFLGQLDLTFDENGVITSQLGKLHEVGAKDVVADEEAAELLAPYAADIEELKNQSTGASAEVFLNGGRNEGGVRASETNLGNLITDGMLAAAKKIDSDTVIAVQNGGGIRASINVGDITVGEVLTTMPFGNSLAIMNLTGAELKTALEHAVRQFPAENGGFLHVAGLQFSFDPSQPAGSRVTEVNVKNGDKLTPLDMNKSYKVATNTFTAKGGDGFASFEAAYKAGRVSEPGNIDYEMFIDHAKSLDKVKPMLENRINAITPITDVAMDRWSYPYINDVYHRGIMKGTSDTKFTTKSNLTRWEAATIIYRMMKLNPETVPASPFTDISDLPAERQKEINAIFAEGYITGKTATTFNPREKISRAHFALMISRVYEKVNGEYKVDEYASYSDYGQHSTETKEAITLLDNLGIVQGYNGKFMPSMLITREETAKVASLTAPHTTK, encoded by the coding sequence ATGAAGGGGAAAATGTTTAAATCAGCAATTGCAGTTGCATTGACGGCGAGCGTAGTAGGGGTTCAATCACCTGAAACAGCGCAAGCGGCAGCAGGAGATTTTGAACTGACGATTATGCACACGAATGATACACATGGTAACTTAGATAAAGTAGCAAATCGTGTATCGCTAGTGAAAAAAATTCGTTCAGAACAACCCAACAACCTATTGCTTGACGCAGGTGATGTATTTTCTGGAACGCTTTACTTTAATACATTTGAAGGCCAGGCAGATTTAACATTCATGAATTTGATGAAATACGATGCCATGACATTCGGTAACCATGAATTTGATTTAGGGGCTAGCGAGCGTGGCCATAAATCTCTTGCAGAGTTTGTTGAGGGTGCCAAGTTTCCACTTGTGGCAGCAAACGTAGATTTCTCAGGAGACGCTGATATGGCTGGTCTTCAAAATAAAACTTACTCAAGTGATTATAACGACGGTGAAATTTACAATGGCATTGTCAAAGAAATTGATGGAGAGCAAGTGGGGATTTTCGGTTTGACAACAGAAGAAACCGCTTCAATTTCAAGCCCTGGAGACATTACATTTTCTGATTATATTGAAGCTGCTAAAGAAGCTGTAGCAGAATTCGAAAAACAAGGCATCAACAAAATTATTGCTGTGACGCATATTGGTTTTGATGACTCGTCGGAATTCGATAACGATCAGTTGCTTGCAGAAGAAGTGGAAGGAATTGACGTAATTGTCGGTGGCCATACACATAAAAAATTGGACGAACCATTTATTTACGAAGGGAATACAGATCCAACAGTGATTGTACAAGCCAATGAATACAATAAATTCCTTGGACAATTGGATTTAACGTTTGACGAGAATGGTGTTATTACATCGCAACTTGGAAAATTACATGAAGTCGGAGCAAAAGACGTTGTTGCAGACGAAGAAGCAGCTGAACTTTTAGCACCTTACGCAGCAGATATTGAAGAACTAAAAAACCAGTCTACTGGTGCATCAGCAGAAGTTTTCCTTAATGGTGGACGTAACGAAGGCGGAGTACGTGCTTCTGAGACAAACCTTGGAAACTTGATCACAGATGGCATGTTAGCAGCAGCTAAAAAAATCGATTCGGACACAGTGATTGCTGTTCAAAATGGTGGTGGTATTCGTGCATCGATCAATGTTGGCGACATCACAGTGGGTGAAGTTTTGACGACAATGCCGTTTGGTAACTCCTTAGCAATTATGAACTTGACGGGAGCAGAACTAAAAACAGCTCTTGAGCATGCTGTTCGTCAATTCCCAGCTGAAAATGGCGGCTTCTTGCACGTAGCTGGATTACAATTTTCGTTTGATCCATCGCAACCAGCAGGATCACGCGTTACAGAAGTAAATGTTAAAAACGGTGACAAATTAACACCACTAGACATGAACAAATCATACAAAGTGGCAACTAACACATTTACCGCTAAAGGCGGCGATGGCTTTGCGTCATTCGAAGCAGCTTATAAAGCTGGTCGCGTAAGTGAGCCAGGAAACATCGATTATGAAATGTTCATCGATCATGCAAAATCGTTAGATAAAGTAAAACCAATGCTTGAAAATCGCATCAACGCCATCACACCAATCACAGATGTGGCGATGGATCGCTGGTCATACCCGTACATTAACGATGTGTACCATAGAGGAATCATGAAGGGTACAAGCGATACTAAATTCACAACGAAAAGTAATTTGACACGTTGGGAAGCTGCGACAATCATTTACCGTATGATGAAACTAAACCCAGAAACAGTACCAGCATCACCATTTACGGATATTTCGGATTTGCCAGCAGAGCGTCAAAAAGAAATCAATGCCATATTTGCTGAAGGGTACATTACAGGTAAAACAGCAACGACGTTTAACCCACGCGAAAAAATCTCGCGTGCACATTTCGCATTGATGATCAGCCGCGTTTACGAAAAAGTGAACGGTGAGTACAAAGTAGACGAATACGCTTCGTATTCCGACTACGGCCAACACTCAACTGAAACAAAAGAAGCGATTACACTTCTGGACAACCTTGGAATTGTACAAGGCTACAACGGAAAATTCATGCCGTCTATGCTGATTACAAGAGAAGAAACTGCAAAAGTTGCTTCACTAACAGCACCGCACACAACAAAATAA